The following are encoded in a window of bacterium SCSIO 12643 genomic DNA:
- a CDS encoding T9SS type A sorting domain-containing protein — translation MRKILLRKKNFLTIAAMLTLFFVSATITVNGQFVNSTVPPLNGGNGSGGSTFNLTVTAPIIVTEIGQAFQSSTQPYEIWYSTTPISGPPTISAANGWTMIQSGTVTGQSIGLTPVVSSLTLNTPLVLGPGTYGFYVGGASSSVVYTTYNSSNQSTFTDAFTTIETGPGVGYGGSIPNPTFSTRQFNGSVTYVPASTSPDNVSLSSIETPGVYCAGGFDSISVKVSNFGTNQVDSFMVVWDVNSVMDSAWFIAPLDTFGGTGATDTIVTLDTLTMPAGATNITVWTKWPNGVQDTDTSNDTASGVFEPALNGTYTIGTGGDYTTFTDAVNAMDAYGLCGPTVFEVLSNTYVEQIELGSYTGMSSTNNVTFRSQAGDADSVILSYAATGSADNYVVNFNGASYFTFEDITMENLGSTYLRVLTTPTSGGSHDNTINNCIIKASTTTSTSTLRSLTYIYGADNDNWTITNNQFINGSYGIYFYGNFSNYNKNTVIANNECIDQRYRGIHFYYQEDAIFDNNYVASTSTYTSGYAMYLSGHSRTQITNNHIDGTNVWPRYGMYMINLTGDLNTFMPVVNNRVVMPRPNASRGVYASNWLFVEFAHNSVYMNSTSNFSPALYFTGGSFNSVKNNILINGGTGSAMYISGSGVYEMDYNNLSAPNGGVIGYNGSAQATLTDWVAATGFDSNSVNVNNVMSDTATFKVCNDSLYGVGMYMPAYSMDFEGDMRQDPPCIGADEFMPISEFGFNDNPVLCDGDTLTLQQDYFDTVVWNTTDTSNTYDITAPGTQQVAVYDQCGSDTSVFDVLAQQVAVVGDTNLCEGTSATLNTGISGGTYMWSNDLNSDTSTDSVVVVDTAMTVYVEVVDMHGCSSMDTAIVTQSFDVVLDDSASFCEGANVVLDANMQGTYLWSDGSTNQTLSVTSPGSYSVTVTDQNCVSSASTNVTEILDAVAAFSDSSSFYTVAFTNTSQNGTSYLWDFGDGTTSTDENPVHVYPWTNEDSICYVVTLTVTNSCGSHTYTNDCVRVGVMVSVSEVELASLISVYPNPNAGIFTVNVKSDEAKDMSVQVLDIRGAQVFVQSYGKVNGEVNRTINLEGAAQGIYFVKVTLDGETAVYRVSVK, via the coding sequence ATGAGAAAAATTTTACTTCGTAAAAAGAATTTTTTAACGATAGCTGCCATGTTAACCCTGTTTTTCGTGAGTGCAACGATTACAGTGAACGGGCAGTTTGTCAATTCTACGGTTCCACCGTTAAATGGTGGAAATGGATCAGGAGGTAGTACGTTCAACCTGACCGTTACTGCACCAATTATCGTTACTGAAATTGGTCAGGCTTTCCAAAGTAGTACGCAACCGTACGAGATTTGGTATAGCACAACGCCTATTAGTGGACCACCTACAATTTCAGCAGCAAATGGTTGGACGATGATTCAATCTGGTACTGTGACAGGTCAATCAATAGGTTTAACACCTGTAGTTTCAAGTTTGACATTAAATACGCCATTAGTATTGGGTCCTGGAACTTATGGGTTTTACGTTGGAGGAGCGTCTTCATCGGTAGTATATACGACTTACAACTCGTCTAATCAAAGTACTTTTACAGATGCGTTTACAACTATTGAAACAGGTCCTGGTGTTGGATATGGAGGTTCAATTCCAAATCCTACATTTAGTACAAGACAATTTAATGGTAGTGTAACTTATGTGCCAGCAAGTACTTCGCCAGATAACGTTAGTTTATCTTCAATTGAAACTCCGGGAGTTTATTGTGCCGGTGGTTTTGATTCTATTAGCGTGAAAGTGTCTAACTTCGGAACAAATCAGGTAGACAGCTTTATGGTTGTTTGGGATGTGAACAGTGTTATGGATTCAGCATGGTTTATTGCACCATTAGATACTTTTGGAGGTACTGGTGCAACGGATACAATAGTTACCTTGGATACTTTAACTATGCCTGCTGGAGCAACGAACATTACTGTTTGGACAAAATGGCCAAATGGGGTTCAGGATACGGATACCAGTAATGATACTGCGTCTGGAGTATTTGAACCTGCATTAAATGGTACATATACTATTGGTACAGGTGGAGATTATACCACTTTTACAGATGCGGTTAACGCTATGGATGCATATGGGCTATGTGGTCCAACAGTATTTGAGGTATTAAGTAATACTTATGTAGAGCAAATTGAATTAGGTTCTTACACAGGTATGTCCAGTACAAATAATGTAACATTTAGATCTCAGGCTGGAGATGCGGATAGCGTAATTTTATCGTACGCAGCAACCGGATCAGCTGATAATTATGTGGTAAACTTTAATGGTGCTTCTTATTTTACGTTTGAAGATATTACCATGGAAAACCTTGGGTCAACTTATTTGCGCGTATTGACTACACCAACTTCTGGAGGTAGCCATGATAATACCATTAACAACTGTATTATTAAAGCAAGTACAACAACTTCGACTTCTACATTAAGAAGTTTGACGTATATCTATGGTGCGGATAATGATAACTGGACAATTACCAATAACCAGTTTATTAATGGTAGTTATGGAATTTACTTCTATGGTAACTTCTCAAATTATAACAAGAATACTGTTATTGCTAACAATGAGTGTATCGATCAACGTTATAGAGGTATTCACTTCTACTATCAAGAAGATGCGATATTTGATAATAACTATGTAGCTTCTACTTCTACCTATACTAGTGGGTACGCAATGTACTTGAGTGGACATAGTAGAACTCAGATTACAAATAATCACATTGACGGTACAAATGTTTGGCCAAGATATGGTATGTATATGATCAACCTTACAGGTGATCTAAATACATTTATGCCTGTAGTGAATAATAGAGTGGTTATGCCAAGACCGAATGCGTCAAGAGGTGTATACGCGTCTAACTGGTTATTTGTAGAGTTTGCGCATAACTCAGTTTATATGAACAGTACTTCAAACTTCAGTCCAGCGTTGTATTTCACTGGTGGTAGTTTTAACTCTGTTAAGAATAATATCCTGATCAATGGAGGAACAGGATCGGCTATGTATATTTCAGGTTCTGGTGTATATGAAATGGATTATAATAATTTAAGTGCCCCTAATGGTGGTGTGATTGGTTATAATGGTTCTGCTCAAGCGACATTGACTGATTGGGTTGCGGCAACAGGTTTTGATTCAAATTCTGTGAATGTAAATAATGTAATGAGTGATACAGCTACTTTTAAGGTGTGTAATGATTCTCTTTACGGAGTAGGTATGTATATGCCTGCATACTCAATGGATTTTGAAGGAGATATGCGACAAGATCCTCCATGTATTGGTGCAGATGAATTCATGCCAATCTCTGAGTTCGGATTTAATGATAATCCTGTATTATGTGATGGTGATACTTTAACATTACAACAAGATTATTTTGATACTGTAGTATGGAATACAACAGATACTTCAAACACTTATGATATTACCGCTCCTGGTACACAACAAGTTGCGGTATATGATCAATGTGGATCTGATACTTCTGTATTCGATGTACTGGCGCAACAAGTAGCAGTAGTTGGAGATACTAACTTATGTGAAGGAACTTCTGCAACATTAAATACTGGAATTTCTGGTGGTACTTATATGTGGAGTAATGACTTAAACTCTGATACATCTACAGATTCAGTTGTAGTAGTGGATACTGCGATGACTGTTTATGTTGAAGTAGTGGATATGCATGGATGTAGTTCTATGGATACAGCTATTGTGACTCAAAGTTTTGATGTGGTACTAGATGATTCAGCAAGTTTCTGTGAAGGAGCTAATGTGGTATTAGATGCAAACATGCAAGGGACTTACTTATGGAGTGATGGTTCAACAAACCAAACTTTATCAGTAACATCTCCTGGGTCTTATTCAGTAACTGTAACAGATCAAAACTGTGTAAGTTCAGCGTCTACGAATGTAACTGAGATTTTAGATGCAGTAGCTGCATTCTCTGATTCATCTTCATTCTATACTGTAGCGTTTACAAATACGTCTCAAAACGGAACTTCATACTTATGGGATTTCGGTGATGGAACAACTTCTACAGATGAAAATCCAGTTCATGTATACCCATGGACCAATGAAGATAGTATTTGTTATGTGGTGACATTAACTGTAACAAATAGCTG